Proteins from a single region of Candidatus Palauibacter australiensis:
- a CDS encoding zinc-dependent metalloprotease: DIEALNDDSTSVVIDASPLFESDIPMLGLSQFRRDAYRVRSLDSNRTYVDWIKSFPRNVEVRHVLTYNAQTPPSNASTNSISIEMNQSMVLLPDEPMQPRIFDERVGYFNVNQVDYGRSDQKVVTRTYVTRWRLEPSDTAAFRRGELVDPVKPIIFYLDPATPEKWRPYLIQGIDDWQEAFEAAGFSNAIQGRMPPSFEEDPEFSPEDVRYSVIRWLPSQVQNASGPHVHDPRTGEILESDIQWYHNVANLLRNWYLIQTAAVNPAARRALFDDEVMGRLIRFVAAHEVGHTLGLPHNMKSSSAFPVDSLRAPGFVCREGVAPSIMDYARFNYVAQPEDEGACVDPRIGEYDRFSINWGYRPILDADEDEERATLDAWIREVEDDPVYAFGSGTPIDPTAQTEAVGSDAMEASDLGIANLKRILPRLVEWSSDGREGENYEELAELYNNLIGQWNRYMGHVGTVVGGVTRTHKRIGQKGAVYEFVDEATQRRAMDFFARQAFDPPTWMVDEDILSKIENPSTVDRMRGIQVRVVNLILDPGRMQRLIEAEARNGGDHYSLGELFEDLRGSIWGELETGAPIGVYRRNLQRGHLERLEYLMTQELSLPTFIFGGLSDFFTSVDVSQSDIRAFVRGELHGLRDAIERTLRRRLDRTTELHLRDALARIDDILDPD, translated from the coding sequence CGACATCGAGGCGCTGAACGACGACTCGACAAGCGTCGTCATCGACGCCTCGCCGCTGTTCGAGTCCGACATTCCCATGCTCGGGCTGAGCCAGTTCCGCCGCGACGCGTACCGGGTGCGCTCGCTGGACTCCAACCGAACCTACGTCGACTGGATCAAGAGCTTCCCGCGCAACGTCGAAGTGCGGCACGTCCTCACCTACAATGCGCAGACGCCACCGTCGAACGCGAGCACGAACTCGATCTCGATCGAGATGAATCAGTCGATGGTCCTGCTCCCGGACGAACCCATGCAGCCGCGCATCTTCGACGAGCGGGTGGGTTACTTCAACGTGAACCAGGTGGACTATGGCCGCAGCGACCAGAAGGTCGTCACGCGCACTTACGTGACGCGGTGGCGGCTCGAACCGAGCGACACCGCGGCCTTCCGGCGCGGCGAACTCGTCGACCCGGTCAAACCCATCATCTTCTACCTCGACCCCGCCACGCCCGAGAAGTGGCGGCCGTACCTCATCCAGGGGATCGATGACTGGCAGGAGGCCTTCGAGGCGGCGGGCTTCAGCAACGCGATCCAGGGGCGGATGCCGCCCTCCTTCGAGGAGGACCCGGAGTTCAGCCCGGAGGACGTGCGGTATTCCGTGATCCGCTGGCTCCCGTCGCAGGTGCAGAACGCCTCCGGACCGCATGTGCACGACCCGAGGACCGGAGAGATCCTCGAGAGCGACATCCAGTGGTATCACAACGTCGCGAACCTGCTGCGCAACTGGTACCTGATCCAGACGGCGGCCGTGAATCCGGCGGCGCGCCGCGCGCTCTTCGACGACGAAGTGATGGGTCGGCTGATCCGCTTCGTGGCGGCGCACGAGGTCGGACACACGCTCGGTCTCCCGCACAACATGAAGTCGAGTTCCGCCTTCCCCGTGGATTCGCTGCGGGCCCCGGGCTTCGTGTGCCGCGAGGGGGTCGCCCCGTCGATCATGGACTACGCGCGCTTCAACTACGTGGCGCAGCCGGAGGACGAGGGCGCGTGCGTGGATCCGCGGATCGGCGAATACGACCGCTTCTCGATCAACTGGGGCTACCGCCCGATCCTCGATGCGGACGAGGACGAGGAGCGGGCGACGCTCGACGCCTGGATCCGGGAGGTCGAAGACGACCCGGTCTACGCCTTCGGCAGTGGGACGCCGATCGACCCGACCGCCCAGACGGAAGCCGTCGGCTCCGACGCGATGGAAGCGAGCGACCTCGGGATCGCGAACCTCAAGCGGATCCTGCCCCGGCTGGTCGAGTGGAGCAGCGACGGGCGCGAGGGGGAGAACTACGAGGAGTTGGCGGAACTCTACAACAATCTCATCGGGCAGTGGAACCGCTACATGGGCCACGTCGGGACCGTGGTCGGCGGGGTGACGCGCACGCACAAGCGGATCGGGCAGAAGGGGGCGGTCTACGAGTTCGTGGACGAAGCCACGCAGCGGCGGGCCATGGACTTCTTCGCCCGGCAGGCCTTCGACCCGCCGACGTGGATGGTCGACGAGGACATCCTGTCGAAGATCGAGAACCCGTCAACGGTGGACCGCATGCGAGGCATTCAGGTTCGAGTCGTGAACCTGATCCTCGACCCCGGCCGCATGCAGCGGCTGATCGAGGCGGAAGCCCGGAACGGGGGCGACCACTACAGCCTCGGCGAGCTGTTCGAGGATCTGCGCGGCTCAATCTGGGGAGAGCTGGAGACCGGCGCCCCGATCGGCGTCTACCGGCGGAATCTCCAGCGCGGACACCTGGAGCGGCTCGAGTATCTGATGACGCAGGAGCTGTCGCTCCCGACCTTCATCTTCGGCGGTCTCTCGGACTTCTTCACCTCGGTGGACGTGTCGCAGTCGGACATCCGGGCCTTCGTGCGGGGCGAACTCCACGGGCTCCGGGATGCGATCGAACGCACGCTGCGGCGCCGGCTCGACCGCACGACGGAACTGCACCTGCGCGACGCCCTCGCCAGGATCGACGACATCCTCGACCCCGACTGA
- a CDS encoding TonB-dependent receptor, translating to MRPCRVPVSRRASTLLFAVLALCCAATSDAAAQAQATTGVIRGVVRDPVGAPVAGAAVVIEHRATGFATTVETGSNGAFVRTLLPLGVYDVTARALGQFGDERTEGLVLRVGEVLDLVLEFRPVAVSEITVIADRTPLVDTEDPSSSHRLAEEVVDNLPNNGRNFLDYTLLTPGVSVSQGPDGEVLNIGGQRGIFNNVSVDGADFNNPFFGEQRGGQRPAFTFNQDAIEEIVVVSQGASAEFGRSAGGFVNVITKSGTNEFTGSAHYFGQWDAISTAYPSERGGGKPEFGRGQFGFTVGGPIVRDRAFFFVAYDQQEASETKQFTRNVVNRPELEKLENFLQTQWPGLFDAEFGPIRRTDDNRALVAKLDFNLSDRHQASLKYNYTWSQQLNGTFDVDSWGLSANGLEEDFSHAINASLRSQLSNTVSNEFRVQYAREDRPRGYDGPLIPGSAPPPQPAFGTVGGRPFPDIAMDFADGFRIGMPFFLPIDPAYDHRIQLVDNLSFLAGDHLFKVGAEYNGTGVGQQFIGFANGLYKFSSVDGFMNFVTQGNRYVTCSDGSDSAEGVCPPGTAITGPVLLYLQAVTLGNTPAEQLGLQDFSMHELGLFIQDTWRPRDNLTLNLGLRWEGSWHPGMFIEPEDTFYGPWIGTAGFPSEGTIPDDLDNFQPRFGLAWDPRDDGRTLIRLNAGSYFSRIPMLVFAQHRTTNGAFQGTQFAASDATFLPPPPQIGDFLTPAPPGTPPFQPGVNIADRNLELPRTWSFNVAVEHALSGNTAVELSLQHARTDNLFRFVDRNAAELGAPFAEGASGLGTVTVTESSARSRYNAVTLGLRGDAALDGRLSFEASYTLGFDRSDDDNERDPFNFFYASATDFEPEYNWSIRDRRHQLTGFMLFDLGRGVVLNHVFRYLSASPMSASCGPTEANPLAAPAGQRAGAPADRVCADGSVLKRNTLRRENDFFTWDLRLSKAFDIGGGRTVEPILEVFNLTGADHFLDTAQTGLLFNFDGTIRSGLGDTRRAQLGVRVRF from the coding sequence ATGCGGCCATGCCGGGTTCCGGTCTCCCGACGCGCGTCCACCCTCCTGTTCGCCGTGCTCGCGCTGTGCTGCGCCGCCACGTCGGACGCGGCCGCGCAGGCCCAGGCGACGACCGGTGTCATCCGCGGGGTGGTCCGCGATCCGGTGGGAGCGCCCGTGGCCGGCGCCGCCGTGGTCATCGAGCATCGCGCGACCGGCTTCGCGACGACGGTCGAGACGGGCTCGAACGGGGCGTTCGTGCGCACGCTCCTTCCGCTCGGCGTCTATGACGTCACCGCCCGGGCGCTGGGGCAGTTCGGCGACGAGCGCACCGAGGGGCTCGTCCTCCGCGTGGGAGAGGTGCTCGATCTCGTACTCGAATTCAGGCCCGTCGCCGTGTCCGAAATCACCGTGATCGCGGACCGGACGCCGCTCGTCGACACCGAGGACCCGTCGAGTTCCCATCGGCTCGCCGAGGAGGTCGTCGACAACCTGCCCAACAACGGCCGCAACTTTCTCGACTACACGCTCCTCACCCCGGGCGTATCCGTATCGCAGGGTCCGGATGGCGAGGTCCTCAACATCGGGGGACAGCGGGGGATCTTCAACAACGTCTCCGTGGACGGCGCCGACTTCAACAACCCCTTCTTCGGCGAGCAGCGGGGCGGCCAGCGCCCGGCCTTCACCTTCAACCAGGACGCCATCGAAGAGATCGTCGTCGTGAGCCAGGGGGCGTCGGCGGAGTTCGGCCGCTCGGCGGGAGGCTTCGTGAACGTCATCACGAAATCGGGCACGAACGAGTTCACGGGCTCCGCGCACTACTTCGGCCAGTGGGATGCGATCTCCACCGCCTACCCCAGCGAGCGCGGGGGCGGAAAGCCCGAGTTCGGGCGCGGTCAGTTCGGCTTCACCGTCGGCGGCCCGATCGTGCGCGACCGGGCGTTTTTCTTCGTCGCCTACGACCAGCAGGAAGCGAGCGAGACGAAGCAGTTCACGCGCAACGTCGTGAACCGACCGGAACTCGAGAAGCTGGAGAACTTCCTTCAGACGCAGTGGCCCGGCCTGTTCGATGCCGAGTTCGGCCCGATCCGCCGCACCGACGACAACCGGGCGTTGGTGGCGAAGCTCGACTTCAACCTCAGCGACCGTCACCAGGCGTCCTTGAAGTACAACTACACGTGGTCCCAGCAGCTGAACGGGACGTTCGACGTGGATTCCTGGGGTCTCAGCGCCAACGGCCTCGAGGAGGACTTCTCCCACGCGATCAACGCGAGCCTCAGGTCGCAGCTTTCAAACACCGTCTCCAACGAGTTCCGGGTCCAGTACGCGCGCGAGGATCGGCCCCGCGGATACGACGGACCCCTGATTCCGGGCTCCGCCCCGCCGCCGCAGCCGGCCTTCGGCACGGTCGGCGGCCGCCCCTTCCCGGACATCGCGATGGACTTCGCCGATGGGTTCCGCATCGGGATGCCCTTCTTCCTCCCCATCGACCCGGCCTACGACCACCGGATCCAGCTCGTCGACAACCTCTCCTTCCTGGCGGGAGATCACCTGTTCAAGGTGGGCGCGGAGTACAACGGGACAGGGGTCGGCCAGCAGTTCATCGGCTTCGCGAACGGCCTCTACAAGTTCTCCTCGGTCGACGGATTCATGAACTTCGTCACGCAGGGGAACCGATACGTCACCTGCTCCGACGGGTCCGACAGCGCGGAGGGCGTCTGTCCGCCGGGAACCGCGATCACCGGCCCCGTCCTCCTCTACCTGCAGGCCGTCACGCTGGGGAATACGCCGGCCGAGCAGCTCGGACTGCAGGACTTTTCGATGCACGAACTTGGGCTCTTCATCCAGGACACCTGGCGCCCGCGCGACAACCTGACCCTGAACCTCGGCCTGCGCTGGGAAGGATCATGGCACCCCGGCATGTTCATCGAGCCCGAGGACACCTTCTACGGGCCGTGGATCGGGACCGCGGGTTTTCCGTCGGAAGGGACGATTCCGGACGACCTCGACAACTTCCAGCCGCGCTTCGGGCTCGCCTGGGATCCCCGGGACGACGGGCGCACGCTCATCCGCCTGAACGCGGGGTCCTACTTTTCGCGCATCCCGATGCTCGTGTTCGCGCAGCACCGCACGACGAACGGCGCATTCCAGGGAACGCAGTTCGCGGCCAGCGACGCGACCTTCCTTCCGCCGCCGCCGCAGATCGGAGATTTCCTCACGCCGGCCCCGCCGGGCACGCCGCCTTTCCAGCCCGGCGTGAACATCGCCGACCGCAACCTCGAACTGCCGCGGACGTGGTCGTTCAACGTCGCCGTGGAGCACGCGCTGAGCGGGAACACCGCGGTGGAGCTTTCGCTGCAGCACGCCCGCACGGACAACCTGTTCCGCTTCGTGGACCGCAACGCGGCCGAACTCGGGGCGCCCTTCGCGGAGGGGGCCAGCGGGCTGGGGACGGTCACGGTCACGGAGAGCAGCGCGCGCTCCCGCTACAACGCCGTCACGCTCGGACTGCGCGGGGACGCCGCGCTCGACGGGAGGCTGAGTTTCGAGGCGAGCTACACGCTCGGCTTCGACCGGTCGGACGACGATAACGAACGGGATCCGTTCAACTTCTTCTATGCGAGCGCAACCGATTTCGAGCCCGAGTACAACTGGTCCATCCGCGACCGGCGGCACCAGCTGACCGGCTTCATGCTCTTCGATCTCGGGCGCGGCGTCGTCCTCAACCACGTCTTCCGGTATCTCTCCGCATCACCGATGTCGGCGAGCTGCGGCCCGACCGAGGCGAACCCTCTCGCCGCCCCGGCGGGCCAGCGTGCGGGGGCTCCGGCGGACCGCGTGTGCGCCGATGGTTCCGTCCTCAAGCGCAACACGCTCCGGAGGGAGAACGACTTCTTCACGTGGGATCTCCGGCTCTCGAAGGCCTTCGACATCGGCGGCGGACGCACCGTCGAGCCGATTCTGGAGGTCTTCAACCTGACGGGCGCCGACCACTTCCTCGACACCGCGCAGACCGGGCTCCTGTTCAACTTCGATGGCACGATCCGGAGCGGCCTCGGCGACACCCGCCGCGCTCAACTCGGCGTCCGCGTCCGCTTCTAG
- the selD gene encoding selenide, water dikinase SelD has translation MNSPSAEAARLTQYSHGAGUACKLGPEDLGRILQHVPLVPDDRLLVGLEGPDDAAVYLLDDGDAIVASLDFFTPLVDDPTDFGAIAAANALGDLYAMRARPLFALNILAVPAGTLSDETVGAILRGAGEVCREAGIAVAGGHSIDDAEPKFGLVAIGLGDPDRLWRKGGARPGDALVLGKALGTGVVTTGLKRGVTDPADLRVAVDSMRQLNREAAAVLSDFDVHAATDVTGFGLVGHLLEMCGASDTSARIRASAPKLLPGALRLAGEGCVPGGTSRNRDAYASQMQWDDAVPADLRTLLHDPQTSGGLLAAVPAHEAPAASAALAAAGYAAAVIGEVIEPEGPAVGVEVAP, from the coding sequence ATGAACTCGCCTTCGGCCGAAGCGGCCCGCCTGACCCAGTACTCGCACGGCGCCGGCTGAGCGTGCAAGCTCGGCCCGGAGGATCTGGGCCGCATCCTGCAGCACGTTCCGCTCGTTCCGGACGACCGGCTCCTCGTGGGACTCGAGGGCCCGGACGACGCCGCCGTGTACCTGCTCGACGATGGCGATGCCATCGTCGCGAGCCTCGACTTCTTCACGCCGCTCGTCGACGATCCGACGGACTTCGGCGCCATCGCGGCGGCGAACGCGCTGGGAGATCTGTACGCGATGCGGGCCCGCCCCCTGTTCGCGCTCAACATCCTGGCGGTGCCGGCCGGGACGCTCTCCGATGAGACGGTGGGCGCGATCCTCCGCGGCGCGGGAGAAGTGTGCCGCGAGGCCGGCATCGCCGTGGCCGGGGGACATTCGATCGACGACGCGGAGCCGAAGTTCGGACTCGTGGCCATCGGACTCGGCGATCCCGACCGCCTGTGGAGAAAGGGCGGAGCGCGACCGGGGGACGCGCTCGTCCTGGGGAAGGCGCTCGGAACGGGCGTCGTTACGACCGGACTCAAGCGCGGCGTCACGGACCCCGCGGACCTCCGCGTCGCCGTCGATTCCATGCGGCAACTGAACCGTGAGGCGGCGGCCGTCCTTTCCGACTTCGACGTTCACGCCGCGACCGACGTCACCGGTTTCGGGCTCGTGGGGCACCTGCTCGAGATGTGCGGCGCCTCGGACACGAGCGCCCGGATCCGGGCTTCGGCGCCGAAGCTCCTCCCCGGAGCGCTGCGCCTTGCCGGCGAGGGGTGTGTGCCGGGCGGCACGAGCCGGAACCGGGATGCCTACGCATCGCAGATGCAGTGGGATGACGCGGTCCCCGCCGACCTGCGGACCCTGCTTCACGACCCGCAGACGTCGGGCGGGCTGCTGGCGGCCGTCCCCGCGCACGAGGCGCCGGCTGCGTCGGCCGCGCTCGCGGCCGCGGGCTACGCGGCCGCGGTGATCGGGGAGGTCATCGAGCCGGAAGGTCCGGCGGTCGGGGTTGAGGTCGCACCGTGA
- a CDS encoding VWA domain-containing protein: MAPLPIALLLGAVAVGLRLLASRRSGADREKLAETSLLERYVRLPAHALPPVRLALLAAGVVAIALASGSGGTEARRLDEGGAETILVLDASNSMLAGDVEPSRLEVQRQLAARLATRTQGRMGVVYFAGRAYVLSPLTTDMSAIEMLAEGVRPAAVGLGGSSLASGLTQAIDLLAGGEEGARKSIVVFSDGEETAGAPFGEAIGRARDAGIVIHSVGIGTELGGQIPLTREASLDPTMAARRRGGASVLQGPDGSPVITRLNAASLRQMSLGTGGHYVDGADGIDAIERELAEGGREPLTSTDDAAVAALLLLAFVSLWGEGFLLPRG, encoded by the coding sequence GTGGCCCCGCTCCCGATCGCCCTCCTGCTCGGAGCCGTGGCCGTCGGGCTCAGGCTGCTCGCGTCGCGACGGTCGGGCGCGGACCGCGAGAAGCTCGCCGAGACCTCGTTGCTCGAGCGCTACGTGCGGCTGCCGGCGCACGCCCTCCCCCCCGTACGCCTGGCGCTGCTCGCCGCGGGCGTCGTCGCGATCGCGCTCGCTTCCGGTTCCGGCGGCACGGAGGCCCGGCGCCTCGATGAAGGAGGGGCGGAAACGATCCTCGTCTTGGACGCGTCGAACTCGATGCTCGCGGGCGACGTCGAGCCGAGCCGGCTGGAGGTGCAGCGGCAGTTGGCCGCCCGCCTGGCGACGCGCACGCAGGGCCGGATGGGCGTCGTCTACTTTGCGGGGCGCGCGTACGTGCTCTCGCCGCTGACGACGGACATGAGCGCGATCGAGATGCTGGCGGAGGGCGTGCGGCCCGCCGCGGTGGGGCTGGGAGGATCCTCGCTCGCCTCCGGCCTCACCCAGGCGATCGACCTGCTCGCCGGCGGAGAGGAGGGCGCGCGCAAGTCGATTGTCGTCTTCTCCGATGGCGAGGAAACGGCCGGCGCGCCCTTCGGGGAGGCGATCGGAAGGGCCCGGGATGCGGGGATCGTGATCCATTCGGTGGGGATCGGAACCGAACTCGGAGGGCAGATTCCCCTGACGCGGGAGGCGTCGCTGGACCCGACGATGGCCGCGCGACGGCGGGGCGGGGCTTCGGTGCTTCAGGGGCCGGACGGCAGCCCCGTCATCACGCGGCTGAACGCCGCGTCGCTGAGGCAGATGTCTCTCGGTACCGGGGGGCACTATGTTGACGGCGCGGACGGTATCGACGCGATCGAGCGGGAACTGGCGGAGGGCGGCCGGGAACCCCTGACATCGACCGACGACGCGGCCGTAGCGGCGTTGCTTCTGCTCGCCTTCGTCAGCCTCTGGGGAGAAGGGTTCCTGTTGCCACGTGGTTGA
- a CDS encoding VWA domain-containing protein, whose product MSEFALPGWPFLLLLVLLPLGWALMGSGRIRLPYPDIARLTGSRGRGRGRFWWWFPAALRSLALALVIITLVNPVRVWERVESEREGVAIMLAVDISSSMLAEDFRPDNRIEVAKREVIRFVEGRESDWIGLVAFAGEALTMVPGTLDHAVVESAVERLEAGQLRDGTAIGVALATAANRLRDLEPESRIVVLLTDGDNNSGGISPEEATAAAASLGIRVYTIGVGRDGVAPVPVARTAFGYQYANIRVHVNDELLDRMATRTGGLYFRATDPEGLTRIYERINELETTPIKEVRTEERVGMRRELLIAALALVMLELLVAATRSRRVWV is encoded by the coding sequence GTGAGCGAATTCGCGCTCCCCGGCTGGCCGTTCCTCCTCCTTCTGGTCCTGCTGCCGCTCGGGTGGGCCCTGATGGGCTCGGGCAGGATCCGTCTCCCGTATCCGGACATCGCCCGCCTCACCGGTTCCCGAGGTCGGGGCCGGGGGCGGTTCTGGTGGTGGTTTCCGGCCGCCCTTCGCTCTCTCGCCCTCGCGCTCGTCATCATCACCCTCGTCAATCCGGTGCGGGTTTGGGAGCGGGTGGAGTCGGAACGCGAGGGCGTCGCGATCATGCTGGCGGTCGATATCTCGAGTTCGATGCTGGCGGAGGACTTTCGCCCCGATAACCGCATCGAGGTCGCGAAGCGGGAGGTCATCCGCTTCGTGGAGGGGCGGGAGTCCGACTGGATCGGCCTCGTCGCGTTCGCCGGGGAGGCCCTCACGATGGTCCCGGGGACGCTGGACCACGCCGTAGTGGAAAGTGCGGTCGAGCGGCTCGAGGCGGGACAGCTCCGGGACGGGACGGCGATCGGCGTCGCGCTGGCCACGGCGGCGAACCGGCTCCGCGACCTGGAGCCCGAATCCCGCATCGTCGTCCTGCTCACCGACGGAGACAACAACAGCGGCGGCATCTCGCCGGAGGAGGCGACGGCCGCGGCCGCCTCCCTCGGCATCCGCGTCTATACGATCGGCGTCGGCCGTGACGGCGTCGCCCCCGTGCCCGTGGCCCGGACCGCTTTCGGATACCAGTACGCCAATATCCGCGTCCACGTGAACGACGAACTCCTCGATCGCATGGCGACCCGCACGGGGGGGCTCTATTTCCGCGCCACCGACCCCGAGGGACTGACGCGGATCTACGAGCGGATCAACGAGCTTGAGACCACGCCGATCAAGGAAGTGCGGACGGAGGAGCGGGTCGGGATGCGGCGGGAACTTCTCATCGCGGCGCTCGCCCTCGTCATGCTTGAACTCCTCGTGGCGGCGACGCGCTCCCGCCGGGTATGGGTCTGA
- a CDS encoding DUF58 domain-containing protein, which translates to MRLPDFLWRPRRPAPTADSAAASKEVRRLELTSRRFMDNPALGPYPSLFRGHGIEFSEVREYQPGDPFQAIDWKVTARMRRPYVKRFVEERELAVLLVVDVSASNEFGTRRSLKRDLVAQVASTLALAAMRAGDPVGMLLFSDRIERYVRPARGRNRNLRLLHELVSVRPEGKGTDLDLALATAARMLTVRSLVFVISDFVGAGNLARPLLGLAGRHDVVALAVDDPAEATIPASGWVEVVDPETGDRAVVDLGDAAVRQRLTERSTAGARALERLCAHCHVDLMRLRTDTPYESGLSGFFAARGRRRLR; encoded by the coding sequence GTGAGGCTGCCCGACTTCCTGTGGCGCCCGCGACGGCCGGCGCCGACGGCTGACTCCGCCGCCGCGTCGAAAGAGGTCCGGCGGCTGGAGTTGACGAGCCGGCGGTTCATGGACAACCCGGCTCTGGGGCCTTACCCGTCTCTCTTCCGCGGACACGGCATTGAGTTCTCCGAGGTCCGCGAGTATCAGCCGGGCGACCCGTTCCAGGCGATCGACTGGAAGGTGACCGCCCGCATGCGGCGTCCCTACGTGAAGCGCTTCGTGGAGGAACGGGAGCTTGCCGTCCTCCTCGTCGTCGACGTCTCCGCTTCGAACGAATTCGGTACGCGCCGATCCCTGAAGCGCGATCTCGTCGCGCAGGTGGCGAGCACCCTCGCACTCGCGGCGATGCGCGCCGGGGATCCGGTGGGCATGCTCCTCTTCAGCGACCGGATCGAGCGCTACGTGCGTCCGGCGCGGGGGCGCAACCGTAACCTCCGCCTCCTGCATGAACTCGTATCCGTCCGGCCGGAGGGGAAGGGGACGGACCTCGATCTCGCTCTCGCCACCGCGGCCCGCATGCTCACCGTCCGCTCCCTCGTGTTCGTGATCTCGGACTTCGTGGGCGCCGGGAACCTGGCCCGGCCGCTGCTGGGCCTTGCCGGCCGCCACGATGTCGTCGCGCTCGCGGTCGATGACCCCGCGGAAGCGACGATCCCGGCATCGGGCTGGGTCGAGGTCGTGGACCCCGAAACGGGGGATCGGGCCGTGGTCGACCTCGGAGATGCGGCGGTTCGGCAGCGGCTCACGGAGCGCTCGACGGCGGGGGCTCGGGCGCTCGAGCGGCTGTGCGCGCACTGCCACGTGGACCTCATGCGGCTGCGTACCGACACCCCGTACGAGTCCGGGCTCTCCGGCTTCTTCGCCGCTCGCGGCCGGCGGAGGCTCCGGTGA
- a CDS encoding MoxR family ATPase, translated as MNGEAVTAQRISGEDLETQQAAIREAGTFVAEVRNELAKRIVGQHALLDRVLMSLLTGGHILLEGVPGLAKTLTVSTLAEAIHTTFRRIQFTPDLLPADVVGTLVWEEKTGTFTPKRGPIFANIVLADEINRAPAKVQSALLEAMQERQVTIGEETHPLPVPFLVMATQNPIEHEGTYPLPEAQVDRFMFKTRVGYPAPEEERSIMRLMAGEDPPPVKAVVEPDRILAARAMLPAIYVDRRLEDYILQLVLATREPAAHGLGEFVDWVEFGASPRATIFLARAARAHAFIEGRAFVVPEDVKAIARDVLRHRLVLTFQAQAEQIDADHILDHLLETVPVP; from the coding sequence ATGAACGGAGAAGCCGTCACGGCCCAACGGATCTCGGGTGAGGATCTCGAGACCCAGCAGGCCGCGATCCGGGAAGCGGGGACCTTCGTGGCCGAGGTTCGAAACGAACTGGCCAAGCGGATCGTCGGACAGCACGCCCTCCTCGACCGCGTGCTGATGAGCCTTCTCACGGGTGGCCATATTCTTCTCGAAGGTGTGCCCGGACTCGCGAAGACGCTCACGGTCAGCACGCTCGCCGAGGCGATCCACACCACGTTCCGACGCATCCAGTTCACGCCGGACCTGCTGCCCGCCGATGTCGTGGGAACGCTCGTGTGGGAGGAGAAGACGGGCACCTTCACTCCGAAGCGGGGGCCCATCTTCGCGAACATCGTCCTCGCCGATGAGATCAATCGTGCGCCCGCCAAGGTCCAATCCGCGCTTCTGGAGGCGATGCAGGAACGCCAGGTGACGATCGGAGAGGAGACGCACCCGCTTCCCGTGCCGTTCCTCGTCATGGCCACTCAGAATCCCATCGAGCACGAGGGCACGTATCCGCTTCCAGAGGCGCAGGTGGACCGGTTCATGTTCAAGACCCGGGTCGGTTACCCCGCGCCCGAGGAGGAAAGGTCCATCATGCGGCTCATGGCGGGAGAGGATCCGCCGCCCGTCAAGGCCGTTGTGGAGCCCGACCGCATCCTCGCCGCGCGCGCCATGCTTCCGGCGATCTACGTCGACCGGCGGCTCGAGGACTACATCCTTCAGCTCGTGCTCGCGACGCGCGAGCCCGCGGCCCACGGCCTGGGGGAATTCGTCGACTGGGTCGAGTTCGGGGCCTCTCCGCGCGCCACCATTTTCCTCGCGAGAGCGGCCCGCGCTCATGCCTTCATCGAGGGCCGGGCCTTCGTGGTTCCGGAGGATGTGAAGGCGATCGCCCGCGATGTCCTTCGGCATCGGCTCGTCCTGACCTTCCAGGCGCAGGCGGAACAGATCGATGCCGATCACATCCTCGACCATCTCCTGGAGACCGTGCCGGTGCCGTGA
- a CDS encoding pseudouridine synthase, whose product MRLQKFLARAGVASRRASEALIAAGRVRVNGEVVTKLGTRVDPNGERVEVDRRRVVLKPVLWLALNKPPGFACTRHDPGRRPIIYDLLPADTRHLPHVGRLDFMSEGLLLLSNEGDVVHRLLHPRTGIERVYHARLRGPVAVEVPDRLRAGVALEDGPARARRAGWITPPHTSSPTVEIVLTEGRNREIRRMLASLGVTLRSLRRTSFGPVRLGALAAGATRELSPKERQALRRAAGPACSRAVTE is encoded by the coding sequence GTGCGACTGCAGAAATTCCTGGCTCGGGCCGGCGTGGCGTCTCGGCGCGCGAGCGAAGCACTCATCGCCGCCGGCCGCGTCCGCGTGAACGGCGAGGTTGTGACGAAGCTTGGGACCAGGGTGGATCCGAACGGCGAGCGGGTCGAGGTGGACCGGCGCCGCGTCGTCTTGAAGCCCGTGCTCTGGCTGGCGCTCAACAAGCCGCCGGGGTTCGCGTGCACCCGGCACGATCCCGGTCGGCGGCCGATCATCTACGATCTGCTCCCCGCCGATACCCGCCATCTGCCTCACGTCGGTCGGCTCGACTTCATGAGCGAGGGCCTCCTTCTCCTGTCGAATGAGGGAGACGTCGTGCATCGGCTTCTCCACCCCCGGACCGGAATCGAGCGGGTGTACCACGCGAGACTCCGCGGGCCCGTGGCGGTGGAGGTTCCGGATCGGCTGCGGGCCGGCGTGGCGCTCGAAGACGGACCCGCGCGAGCCCGCCGAGCCGGCTGGATCACGCCGCCGCATACTTCGTCGCCCACCGTCGAGATCGTCCTGACTGAGGGAAGAAACAGGGAAATCCGGCGCATGCTCGCCTCGCTCGGCGTCACGCTGCGCAGTCTTCGCAGGACCTCTTTCGGGCCGGTTCGACTGGGCGCTCTGGCAGCGGGAGCGACCCGCGAGTTGTCTCCGAAGGAACGGCAGGCGCTCCGGCGTGCGGCGGGTCCGGCTTGCTCCCGGGCGGTTACGGAGTGA